A DNA window from Acidobacteriota bacterium contains the following coding sequences:
- a CDS encoding indolepyruvate oxidoreductase subunit beta: MTTPTTNILLVGVGGQGIILASEIIAETALRSGLDAKKSEVHGMSQRGGVVSSHVRFGPVVHSPLIEEGRADVILSFEILESLRWLNFLAPAGAVLANTQQIVPPIAAAGLTTYLDDPAAELAARVPGAVLVPADAIARELGNNRLVNSVMLGVLSTMSPLDVDAWRTVVAEFVPAKARDANRAAFERGRALRVV, encoded by the coding sequence ATGACCACCCCGACCACGAACATCCTGCTGGTGGGCGTCGGCGGACAGGGCATCATCCTGGCCAGCGAAATCATCGCCGAGACCGCGCTCCGGAGCGGCCTCGACGCCAAGAAGAGCGAGGTTCACGGCATGAGCCAGCGCGGCGGCGTCGTGAGCAGCCACGTCCGGTTCGGTCCCGTGGTGCACTCGCCGCTCATCGAGGAGGGGCGCGCCGACGTCATCCTGTCGTTCGAAATCCTGGAGTCGCTGCGCTGGCTGAATTTCCTCGCGCCGGCCGGCGCCGTGCTCGCCAACACCCAGCAGATCGTGCCGCCCATCGCTGCGGCCGGCCTGACCACATATCTCGATGACCCGGCCGCCGAGCTCGCGGCGCGGGTGCCCGGCGCGGTGCTGGTGCCCGCCGACGCGATCGCCCGGGAGCTGGGGAACAACCGGCTGGTCAACAGCGTGATGTTGGGCGTGCTGTCCACGATGTCGCCGCTGGACGTCGACGCCTGGCGGACTGTGGTGGCCGAGTTCGTGCCGGCCAAGGCCCGCGACGCCAACCGGGCCGCCTTCGAGCGCGGCCGGGCGCTGCGCGTGGTCTGA
- a CDS encoding YraN family protein — protein sequence MFGFTRRAARRLLHDPKALGRLGEWLAHRRLAADGFDVVARNWRAPFGEVDLVARRGEAIHFVEVKTRVRHARWRPEDAVTVEKIERYGRLAAYFLKEHGLRDIPVRYHVVAVIFDPDGSHELEFIENAFKP from the coding sequence GTGTTCGGATTCACGCGGCGCGCCGCCCGGCGCCTGCTGCATGACCCCAAGGCCCTCGGCCGGCTGGGTGAATGGCTGGCCCACCGCCGGCTCGCCGCCGATGGTTTCGACGTGGTGGCCCGCAACTGGCGCGCGCCGTTCGGCGAGGTGGATCTCGTGGCCCGGCGGGGTGAGGCGATCCATTTTGTCGAGGTCAAGACGCGGGTGCGCCACGCCCGGTGGCGACCCGAGGACGCGGTCACCGTGGAGAAGATCGAGCGCTACGGCCGGTTGGCCGCCTACTTCCTGAAAGAGCATGGCCTCCGGGATATCCCGGTCCGCTACCACGTCGTCGCCGTCATCTTCGATCCCGACGGGAGCCACGAACTGGAGTTCATCGAGAACGCGTTCAAGCCGTGA